The following proteins come from a genomic window of Pyxidicoccus sp. MSG2:
- a CDS encoding aminotransferase class IV, which yields MHVYLNGEFLPLEQARVSVEDRGFLFGDGVYEVTRVLPSGLFAETEHWDRLQRGIKELTLPTPEGFNKAQVRGISEHLLEANGLKGRQATVYLQLTRGAAPRNHAFPPAGTPPTLYLSASPFQVPWTQRKEGVSALMLPDLRWARCDLKTVNLLPNIMAKQQARDAGVYEAVLVRDNVITEGASTSVFIVMDGVLHTHPKNQRILPGVTRDHVLALACELGMTVKEQPVAVNDRGRFQEVFLAGTTTDVQPVVTLNGAKVGEGTPGPLTLALQRALLQRMGLEAPPELGL from the coding sequence ATGCACGTCTATCTGAACGGGGAGTTCCTCCCGCTGGAGCAGGCCCGGGTGTCGGTGGAGGACCGGGGCTTCCTCTTCGGGGACGGGGTGTACGAGGTGACGCGGGTGCTCCCGAGCGGCCTGTTCGCGGAGACCGAGCACTGGGATCGGCTGCAGCGGGGCATCAAGGAGCTGACGCTGCCGACGCCGGAGGGCTTCAACAAGGCGCAGGTGCGCGGCATCAGCGAGCACCTGCTGGAGGCCAACGGGCTGAAGGGGCGACAGGCGACGGTGTACCTGCAGCTCACCCGGGGCGCCGCGCCACGCAACCATGCGTTTCCGCCCGCGGGGACTCCGCCCACGCTCTACCTGTCCGCCTCGCCGTTCCAGGTGCCGTGGACGCAGCGGAAGGAAGGCGTGAGCGCGCTGATGCTGCCGGACCTGCGCTGGGCGCGGTGCGACTTGAAGACGGTCAACCTGCTGCCGAACATCATGGCCAAGCAGCAGGCACGAGATGCCGGCGTGTACGAAGCCGTGCTGGTGCGCGACAACGTCATCACCGAGGGCGCCTCGACGAGCGTGTTCATCGTGATGGACGGCGTGCTCCACACGCACCCGAAGAACCAGCGCATCCTTCCCGGCGTCACCCGGGACCACGTGCTGGCGCTGGCTTGCGAGCTGGGGATGACGGTGAAGGAGCAGCCGGTGGCGGTGAATGACCGGGGTCGCTTCCAGGAGGTGTTCCTCGCCGGTACAACGACGGACGTGCAGCCCGTGGTGACGTTGAACGGGGCGAAGGTGGGGGAGGGGACGCCGGGGCCGCTAACGCTTGCGCTGCAGCGGGCGCTGCTCCAGCGGATGGGGCTGGAGGCGCCTCCAGAGCTCGGGCTCTAG